In one window of Thermodesulfobacteriota bacterium DNA:
- a CDS encoding HAD-IIB family hydrolase codes for MSASARAKGFAAVVFTDLDGTLLDHHTYDFEPARPALEALRDAGVALVLCSSKTRPEILAVQARLGIGGPFIPENGGAVLLAGGGPLEAVFPERVGGLPARVFGAPYPELRAALEELRRRHGAGVRGFGDMDDGEVARCTGLPADQARLARERDFDEPFVWSPPPGEADVARARAWLAGHGLHLTRGGRFWHLLGPSDKGRAVRWLLEAATRLSGREPASLALGDSENDLPMLEAVCVGVLVERPGGGHLTPRPPGIRTVNGVGPAGWRRAVLAWLEDVEHGARDG; via the coding sequence GTGTCTGCGTCTGCGCGGGCGAAGGGATTCGCGGCCGTGGTGTTCACGGACCTGGACGGAACCCTGCTCGACCACCACACCTACGACTTCGAGCCGGCGCGGCCGGCGCTGGAGGCGTTGCGCGACGCCGGGGTTGCGCTCGTGCTCTGCTCCTCGAAGACACGCCCGGAGATTCTGGCGGTGCAGGCGCGCCTCGGGATCGGAGGCCCGTTCATCCCCGAGAACGGCGGTGCGGTTCTCCTCGCGGGCGGGGGGCCGCTGGAGGCGGTCTTTCCCGAGCGCGTCGGGGGCCTGCCCGCCCGGGTTTTCGGTGCCCCGTACCCGGAGCTGCGCGCGGCGCTTGAAGAGCTGCGGCGCCGTCACGGTGCCGGCGTGCGGGGGTTCGGCGACATGGACGACGGGGAGGTGGCCCGGTGTACCGGGCTGCCTGCGGATCAGGCCCGGCTGGCGCGCGAGCGCGATTTCGACGAGCCGTTTGTGTGGTCGCCGCCGCCGGGGGAGGCCGACGTGGCTCGTGCGCGGGCCTGGCTCGCCGGGCACGGGCTGCACCTCACCCGGGGGGGGCGCTTCTGGCACCTGCTGGGCCCTTCGGACAAGGGGCGGGCCGTGCGGTGGCTCCTCGAGGCTGCGACCCGGCTCTCGGGGCGGGAGCCGGCCTCCCTGGCCCTGGGAGACAGCGAAAACGACCTGCCCATGCTGGAGGCGGTTTGCGTCGGGGTGCTGGTGGAGCGCCCCGGCGGAGGCCACCTCACCCCCCGCCCCCCCGGCATCCGCACGGTGAACGGGGTAGGCCCGGCCGGGTGGCGCCGCGCGGTCCTGGCGTGGCTGGAAGACGTGGAGCATGGGGCGCGTGACGGGTGA
- a CDS encoding glycosyl transferase — translation MSDFFQNGVITTLQELGVRDLPRMEAELLEFTQERPLVLVLPCLYSELQGAALPGIVDHLREVPYLREIVVSLGSAGPAEFAHAREYFSRLPQKVRILWNDGPRISELKNRLGELGLYLGEPGKGLAAWLAYGYALGDESARAIALHDCDILTYDRILLARLAYPIVAPTLDYMFCKGYYTRVTDRLHGRATRIFVTPLVRALQKMLGHTPFLLYLDSFRYPLAGEFCMDADLARTNRIPSNWGLEVGTLAEVFRNYSTRRVCQVDLGIDYEHKHQEAGFDAPKPAGLLRMTREIASTLFQALASEGVILSSAFFRSLRAAYLRCAQDAIGQYSDVSALNGLVYDRHAEDTLAEGFGRALERAGEDFLENPLGAPSIPNWNRVEAAMPKVYRRLRDAVEADCRDGG, via the coding sequence ATGTCTGACTTCTTTCAGAACGGCGTCATCACGACGTTGCAGGAGCTCGGTGTCCGCGATCTCCCCCGGATGGAGGCGGAGCTCCTGGAATTCACCCAGGAGCGACCCCTCGTGCTGGTGCTGCCGTGTCTGTATTCCGAACTCCAGGGGGCGGCGCTGCCGGGCATCGTCGATCACCTGCGGGAAGTTCCGTATCTCCGGGAGATCGTGGTGAGCCTGGGGAGCGCAGGGCCTGCCGAGTTCGCCCACGCGCGGGAGTACTTCTCGCGCCTGCCCCAGAAGGTGCGCATCCTGTGGAACGACGGCCCCCGCATCTCGGAGCTCAAGAATAGGCTGGGTGAGCTGGGTCTCTATCTCGGGGAACCCGGCAAGGGGCTCGCGGCGTGGCTCGCCTACGGGTATGCCCTGGGGGACGAGTCGGCCCGGGCCATCGCCCTTCACGACTGCGACATTCTCACCTACGATCGGATTCTCCTGGCGCGTCTGGCCTACCCCATCGTGGCACCCACCCTCGACTACATGTTCTGCAAGGGGTACTACACCCGGGTGACCGACCGGCTCCACGGCCGGGCGACCCGGATCTTCGTGACCCCCCTGGTGCGGGCACTCCAGAAGATGCTCGGACACACCCCGTTTCTCCTGTACCTCGACAGCTTCCGTTACCCCCTCGCCGGGGAGTTCTGCATGGACGCGGATCTTGCCCGGACGAACCGGATCCCCTCCAACTGGGGGCTCGAGGTGGGGACCCTGGCCGAGGTGTTCCGCAACTACTCCACGCGCCGGGTGTGCCAGGTGGACCTGGGGATCGACTACGAGCACAAGCACCAGGAGGCCGGGTTCGACGCGCCCAAGCCCGCGGGCCTCCTGCGCATGACCCGGGAGATCGCGTCCACCCTCTTCCAGGCCCTGGCGAGCGAAGGGGTGATCCTGTCCTCCGCGTTCTTCCGGAGCCTGCGCGCTGCGTACCTGCGGTGCGCCCAGGACGCCATCGGGCAGTACTCGGACGTCTCCGCCCTCAACGGGCTGGTCTACGACCGCCATGCGGAGGACACCCTGGCCGAGGGCTTCGGCCGGGCACTGGAGCGGGCGGGCGAGGACTTCCTGGAGAACCCCCTGGGAGCTCCCTCCATTCCCAACTGGAACCGCGTGGAAGCGGCCATGCCCAAGGTGTACCGCCGGCTGCGGGATGCGGTGGAGGCGGACTGCCGGGATGGGGGCTGA